One genomic region from Nocardia vinacea encodes:
- a CDS encoding acetoin utilization protein AcuC, producing the protein MATAPHGEQSAPLDEGDLEARSGTVVWTDRFLDYAWTPEHPMKPARLQFTMALAESLGLLDGIERLVPERAEVSDLLRIHTADYIEAVEQATPPAGAPLAPPYGLGSPDNPVFPRMHQAASVIVGGTLTAAREIAQGRTRRAVSIGGGMHHAMPDSAAGFCIYNDAAVAVSWLLDNGFDRIAYIDVDVHHGDGVQRAFYADPRVLTISIHQHPATLWPNTGWPEETGHGAAEGTAINLAVLPGTRDPQWLRGFHAIVPGALAAFRPQIVVSQCGVDTHREDPLADMELTVDGQRAAFIAMRDLADEYAEGRWLAVGGGGYGLVRVVPRAWTHLLATALDRTIAPKTAVPQDWIDMIQSAAPSVDPPRTMGDGGDTAYRPWDGPGGTGETGDARTDRAQRAIDTAVLATRRATFGLLGLDPEDPRD; encoded by the coding sequence ATGGCCACTGCACCGCACGGCGAACAGTCCGCGCCGCTCGACGAAGGTGATCTCGAGGCGCGATCCGGCACGGTTGTCTGGACCGACCGCTTCCTCGACTACGCATGGACGCCGGAGCACCCCATGAAACCGGCGCGCCTGCAGTTCACCATGGCCCTGGCGGAAAGTCTCGGATTACTCGACGGTATCGAGCGATTGGTGCCCGAGCGGGCCGAAGTATCCGATTTGCTGCGCATCCATACCGCGGACTACATCGAGGCCGTCGAACAGGCCACACCGCCCGCGGGTGCGCCGCTCGCACCGCCGTACGGTCTCGGCTCACCGGATAATCCGGTGTTCCCGCGGATGCATCAGGCGGCCTCGGTGATCGTCGGCGGCACATTGACTGCGGCACGCGAGATAGCCCAGGGGCGCACCCGGCGCGCAGTGAGCATCGGTGGTGGCATGCACCACGCGATGCCGGATTCGGCGGCCGGATTCTGCATCTACAACGATGCGGCCGTGGCCGTCTCCTGGCTGCTGGACAACGGATTCGATCGGATCGCCTACATCGATGTCGACGTGCATCACGGTGACGGTGTGCAGCGCGCTTTTTACGCCGACCCCCGAGTGCTGACGATCTCGATTCATCAGCATCCGGCCACGCTGTGGCCCAATACCGGCTGGCCGGAGGAGACCGGCCACGGCGCCGCCGAGGGCACCGCGATCAATCTGGCGGTCCTGCCGGGCACCCGGGATCCGCAGTGGCTGCGCGGCTTTCACGCGATCGTGCCCGGTGCGCTGGCGGCGTTCCGGCCGCAGATCGTGGTCAGCCAATGCGGTGTCGACACCCATCGGGAGGACCCACTCGCCGATATGGAACTGACCGTCGACGGTCAACGCGCCGCCTTTATCGCCATGCGCGATCTGGCCGACGAATACGCCGAAGGCCGTTGGCTCGCCGTCGGCGGCGGTGGCTACGGCCTGGTGCGGGTGGTGCCGCGCGCCTGGACGCATCTGCTGGCGACCGCGCTGGATCGCACCATCGCACCGAAAACCGCGGTGCCGCAGGACTGGATCGATATGATCCAGTCTGCGGCGCCGTCCGTCGATCCGCCGCGCACCATGGGTGACGGTGGTGATACCGCCTACCGCCCGTGGGATGGTCCCGGCGGCACGGGGGAAACTGGGGACGCGCGCACCGACCGCGCGCAACGCGCTATCGATACGGCCGTATTGGCTACGCGCCGAGCCACCTTCGGGTTACTCGGCCTTGATCCGGAGGACCCCCGTGACTGA
- a CDS encoding metal-dependent transcriptional regulator, translating to MKDLVDTTEMYLRTIYDLEEEGVVPLRARIAERLEQSGPTVSQTVARMERDGLLLVAGDRHLELTDKGRSMAVAVMRKHRLAERLLVDIIGLDWQNVHAEACRWEHVMSEDVERRLVEVLNHPTTSPYGNPIPGLDELGLAPQSGADETLVRLSDLPHGQVHAVVVRRLAEHIQTDPEVIGQLREAGVVPDARVTVETKPGSVVITVPGHEGFELSDEMSHAVQVKLV from the coding sequence GTGAAGGATCTGGTCGACACCACGGAGATGTACCTCCGTACCATCTACGACCTCGAGGAAGAGGGCGTGGTGCCCCTGCGTGCGCGCATCGCCGAGCGCCTCGAGCAGAGTGGCCCGACGGTCAGCCAGACCGTCGCGCGGATGGAACGCGATGGTCTGCTGCTGGTCGCCGGTGACCGCCATCTCGAACTGACCGACAAGGGCCGCAGCATGGCGGTCGCGGTCATGCGCAAACATCGCCTCGCCGAGCGGCTGCTCGTGGACATTATCGGGCTCGACTGGCAGAACGTGCACGCCGAGGCGTGCCGCTGGGAACACGTCATGAGCGAGGATGTCGAGCGGCGGCTGGTCGAGGTGCTCAACCACCCGACCACCTCCCCCTACGGCAACCCGATCCCGGGCCTGGACGAGCTGGGCCTCGCCCCGCAGAGCGGCGCCGACGAGACCCTGGTGCGGCTGTCGGATCTGCCGCACGGCCAGGTGCACGCGGTCGTGGTGCGTCGCCTCGCCGAGCACATCCAGACCGATCCCGAGGTCATCGGCCAGCTGCGGGAGGCCGGCGTGGTGCCCGACGCGCGCGTGACGGTCGAGACCAAACCTGGTTCGGTGGTCATCACCGTGCCCGGCCACGAGGGTTTCGAGCTCTCGGACGAAATGTCCCACGCCGTCCAGGTGAAGTTGGTCTGA
- the galE gene encoding UDP-glucose 4-epimerase GalE, which produces MKLLVTGGAGYVGGVCAQVLLESGHEIVVVDDLSTGNAEGVPTEARFVEGDVAVAAPALLEAESFDGVLHFAAQSLVGESVQQPEKYWHGNVVKTLELLEAMRRTETPRLVFSSTAAVYGEPERVPITEDAPTRPTNPYGASKLAIDHAITSYSIAHGLAATSLRYFNVAGAYGGLGENRVVETHLIPLVLQVALGHRKAISVFGADWPTPDGTAVRDYIHIRDLADAHLLALGSAESGTHRIFNLGSGTGFSVREVISACERVTGLPIAAQDAPRRAGDPATLIASSDRAITDLGWQPKHNDLDEIVADAWEFLRHLGPLAHSAK; this is translated from the coding sequence GTGAAACTTCTGGTCACGGGTGGCGCGGGCTATGTCGGTGGCGTCTGCGCGCAGGTTCTGCTCGAATCGGGGCACGAGATCGTGGTGGTCGACGATCTGTCGACCGGCAATGCAGAGGGCGTGCCGACCGAGGCGCGATTCGTCGAGGGTGATGTCGCGGTCGCCGCGCCCGCTCTGCTCGAGGCCGAATCCTTCGACGGTGTCCTGCATTTCGCGGCGCAGTCGCTGGTCGGTGAGTCGGTGCAGCAGCCGGAGAAGTACTGGCACGGCAATGTGGTGAAGACGCTCGAGTTGCTGGAGGCGATGCGCCGCACCGAGACGCCGCGGCTGGTCTTCTCCTCGACCGCGGCCGTGTACGGCGAACCCGAACGAGTACCGATCACCGAGGACGCGCCGACCCGGCCGACCAACCCCTACGGCGCCTCCAAACTGGCCATCGACCACGCCATCACCTCCTATTCGATCGCACACGGTCTCGCCGCGACCAGCCTGCGCTACTTCAACGTCGCGGGCGCCTACGGCGGCCTCGGCGAAAACCGGGTGGTGGAAACCCATCTCATCCCCCTCGTGCTCCAGGTCGCCCTCGGTCATCGCAAGGCGATCTCGGTCTTCGGCGCCGACTGGCCCACACCCGACGGCACCGCGGTCCGCGATTACATCCACATTCGCGACCTCGCCGACGCCCACCTGCTGGCCCTCGGCTCCGCCGAATCCGGCACACATCGCATCTTCAATCTCGGCAGCGGCACCGGTTTCTCGGTCCGCGAGGTGATTTCGGCCTGCGAGCGCGTCACCGGCCTGCCCATCGCAGCCCAGGACGCACCGCGTCGTGCCGGCGACCCGGCCACGCTGATCGCGTCCAGCGACCGCGCCATCACCGACCTCGGCTGGCAGCCCAAGCACAACGATCTGGACGAAATCGTCGCCGATGCTTGGGAATTCCTGCGTCACCTCGGTCCGCTGGCACACAGCGCGAAGTAA
- a CDS encoding DUF4192 domain-containing protein: protein MSFFDPDVDDELSECTRGFGKEPRPGICAEPPPEFGDRIPGDSLHVDDPGELIVAVPAIVGFVPERSLVVAVLRGATDAEQSPIIDAVVRFDLDQEGGSRRGLAAAYAECVSHICAAEGATEVLAVIVDDRVREPRRTRRNGAGSTGPWGTLIAAFARRLARAEVYLEGAWAVRAIEADQRWWSLLDANHHGTLPDPATSMVTVAHVLEGRPIRGTRSELTALVAPDEELVHQVAVHLDSAFALAHERYAAAVRRGDPDGYHRRALEHVLWQIANIDSGVALTAQEYAELAAALRDRTVRDSLFGLAVGDHAAPAETLWVALTHALSGSDRADAATLLGYSAYIRGDGPLAGVALQAALEADPAHSMASLLEISLRTGMRPDTLRRLAYCGLGIAADLGIDLGPVVR, encoded by the coding sequence GTGTCCTTCTTCGACCCTGATGTCGACGACGAATTGTCGGAATGCACACGAGGTTTCGGGAAAGAGCCGCGCCCGGGAATCTGTGCGGAACCGCCCCCGGAATTCGGGGATCGGATCCCAGGGGATTCACTGCATGTCGACGATCCCGGTGAATTGATTGTGGCGGTCCCCGCCATAGTCGGATTCGTGCCGGAGCGGTCGCTGGTGGTGGCGGTGCTGCGGGGCGCGACCGATGCGGAGCAGAGTCCGATCATCGATGCGGTGGTGCGGTTCGATTTGGATCAGGAAGGCGGGAGTCGGCGGGGGCTCGCGGCGGCATATGCGGAGTGTGTTTCGCACATCTGTGCCGCAGAGGGGGCGACGGAAGTACTCGCGGTAATCGTCGATGACCGGGTGCGCGAACCGCGGCGCACGCGCCGAAACGGTGCGGGGAGCACGGGACCGTGGGGCACGCTCATCGCGGCGTTCGCGCGCCGACTGGCGCGCGCCGAGGTGTACCTCGAGGGCGCCTGGGCGGTGCGCGCCATCGAGGCGGATCAGCGGTGGTGGAGTCTGCTCGATGCGAATCACCATGGGACGCTGCCGGATCCGGCCACGTCGATGGTGACCGTGGCGCATGTGCTCGAAGGGCGGCCGATCCGGGGAACCCGTTCGGAGCTGACCGCTCTGGTCGCACCGGATGAGGAACTGGTGCACCAGGTCGCGGTACATCTGGACAGCGCTTTCGCTCTCGCGCACGAGCGGTACGCGGCGGCTGTCCGGCGCGGTGATCCCGACGGATACCACCGGCGGGCACTCGAACATGTGCTGTGGCAGATCGCCAACATCGACTCCGGTGTGGCCCTCACCGCCCAGGAATACGCGGAACTGGCCGCGGCACTGCGTGATCGGACGGTGCGCGACTCGCTGTTCGGGCTGGCCGTCGGAGACCACGCCGCCCCTGCGGAAACCCTCTGGGTGGCGCTGACGCATGCACTGTCGGGCAGCGACCGTGCCGATGCGGCGACACTTCTCGGCTACAGCGCTTACATCCGCGGTGACGGGCCGCTTGCCGGCGTCGCACTGCAGGCGGCTTTGGAAGCCGATCCCGCCCATTCCATGGCGAGTTTGCTCGAGATCTCACTGCGCACCGGGATGCGTCCGGATACGCTCCGCCGCCTTGCCTACTGCGGGCTCGGCATTGCCGCGGACCTCGGTATCGACTTGGGGCCGGTTGTCCGGTGA
- a CDS encoding sensor domain-containing protein, translating to MTVPNSTRRGPRGFGVSGWVPLAAGAVLLAGCASTVTGHPVASGPSAGTQYVTAQLSTLLPDLAQFPARYEAVVLPPEAAAQAAGDLTGVGRGSTVQPDGCVPPAQQFGPNQTAVAVGTDNDTRATMTVELTRTGQPLSALRDQLKRCQQVHVSRAGATTTVTTELQAPLPIDADDTLALRRTVAPQVSAAGLTQSMQTLTGQVADVRITVTYMTFGAEKPDTAALGELFTTAVRQVKQG from the coding sequence GTGACTGTGCCGAATTCGACGCGCAGGGGACCACGCGGATTCGGGGTATCGGGTTGGGTGCCCCTCGCCGCCGGCGCGGTGCTGCTCGCCGGCTGCGCGTCGACGGTGACCGGACATCCGGTCGCCTCCGGTCCGAGTGCGGGGACCCAGTATGTGACGGCACAGCTTTCGACGCTGCTGCCCGATCTTGCGCAGTTCCCGGCCAGATACGAGGCGGTCGTGCTGCCACCGGAGGCGGCCGCGCAGGCGGCGGGGGATCTGACCGGGGTCGGGCGCGGTTCTACGGTGCAACCCGACGGATGTGTCCCGCCCGCTCAGCAATTCGGTCCGAATCAGACGGCCGTCGCGGTGGGCACCGACAACGATACGCGTGCCACGATGACCGTGGAGTTGACCAGGACCGGACAGCCGTTGTCGGCGTTGCGTGACCAGTTGAAGCGGTGTCAGCAGGTGCACGTGAGCCGAGCGGGTGCGACGACGACGGTGACCACCGAACTGCAAGCGCCGCTGCCGATCGATGCCGACGACACGCTCGCGCTGCGCCGCACGGTGGCACCGCAGGTGAGCGCGGCCGGGCTGACGCAGTCGATGCAGACACTCACCGGGCAGGTCGCCGATGTGCGAATCACGGTGACGTACATGACATTCGGCGCTGAGAAGCCAGATACGGCGGCATTGGGCGAGCTGTTCACGACGGCGGTGCGGCAAGTGAAGCAGGGGTGA
- a CDS encoding PAC2 family protein yields MDHESRMYELEFPAPQLSNDDGLGPVLVHGLEGFTDAGQAVRLATTHLRESLESELVASFDVDELLDYRSRRPLMTFKTDHFSEYAEPELNLWALRDTAGTPFLLLSGLEPDLRWEKFTTAVRLLAEQLGVRRSIGLSAIPMAIPHTRPLGITAHSSDRDLIADHQRWPGELQVPGSASSLLEYRMAQHGHESVGFSVHVPHYLAQTAYPEAAQTLLEHVADNAGLEFPLAALGEAAARVREQVNEHIAGNSEVETVVHALERQYDSFVSAQERQSSLLVGDGELPSGDELGAEFERFLAEQGGYDGDEDEQSN; encoded by the coding sequence ATGGACCACGAGTCGCGAATGTATGAGTTGGAGTTCCCAGCTCCGCAGCTGTCGAACGACGATGGCTTGGGTCCGGTCCTGGTACATGGACTGGAGGGCTTCACCGATGCCGGGCAGGCGGTGCGGCTGGCCACGACGCACCTGCGCGAGAGTCTCGAGAGCGAGCTGGTCGCCTCGTTCGATGTCGACGAGTTGCTGGACTACCGCTCGCGTCGTCCGCTGATGACGTTCAAGACCGACCATTTCTCGGAATACGCCGAACCCGAGCTGAATCTCTGGGCGCTGCGTGATACCGCGGGCACCCCATTCTTGCTGCTGTCCGGGCTGGAACCGGATCTGCGCTGGGAGAAATTCACCACCGCGGTGCGTCTGCTCGCCGAACAGCTCGGTGTGCGGCGCAGCATCGGACTGAGTGCCATCCCGATGGCGATCCCGCATACCCGCCCGCTCGGCATAACCGCGCACTCCTCCGACCGCGACCTCATCGCCGACCATCAGCGCTGGCCGGGCGAACTACAGGTGCCGGGCAGCGCGTCCTCGCTGCTGGAGTACCGGATGGCCCAGCACGGTCACGAATCCGTCGGGTTCTCGGTGCATGTGCCGCACTACCTCGCGCAGACCGCCTACCCCGAGGCCGCGCAGACCCTGCTCGAGCACGTCGCCGACAACGCGGGCCTGGAATTCCCGCTGGCTGCGCTCGGTGAGGCCGCCGCGCGGGTGCGCGAGCAGGTCAACGAGCACATCGCGGGGAATTCCGAGGTCGAAACCGTGGTGCACGCGCTCGAGCGCCAGTACGACAGCTTCGTCTCCGCGCAGGAACGCCAGTCGAGCCTGCTGGTCGGCGATGGTGAACTGCCCAGCGGCGACGAATTGGGCGCCGAATTCGAGCGCTTCCTGGCCGAGCAGGGCGGCTACGACGGCGACGAGGACGAACAGTCCAACTGA
- a CDS encoding DEAD/DEAH box helicase, which yields MDLTELLEIPGTDADALYESFGEWAAEQGTPLYPAQDEALLELASGSNVILATPTGSGKSLVAVGAHLFALTRGLRTYYTAPIKALVSEKFFALCEVFGADRVGMVTGDAAVNPEAPIICATAEILANMALREGTAADVGQVVMDEFHFYADPDRGWAWQVPLLELPRAQFLLMSATLGEVDFFAADLKRRTGNPTAIVAGTERPVPLSFSYARTPITETLEDLVTTNQSPVYVVHFTQAAALERAQALTSVNFATRAEKDAIATALGDFRFSSGFGKTLSRLIRHGIGVHHAGMLPKYRRLVERLAQDGLLKVVCGTDTLGVGINVPIRTVLLTGLTKFDGVRTRRLKAREFHQIAGRAGRAGYDTMGTVVVQAPDHEVENTRLLAKAGDDPKKQRKVVRRKPPEGFVSWSEETFDRLVTASPEPMVSRFNVTNSMLLNVIARPGNCFDAMRHLLEDNHEPRPAQRRHILRAIRLYRALRDAGVVQQLPEPDAQGRRARLTVDLQRDFALDQPLSPFALAALDLLDKDAPGYTLDVISLIESTLEDPRQLLMAQQHKARGQAINEMKADGIEYDERMELLEEVTWPKPLAELIEPAFETYRAGHPWMSEFAPSPKSVVRDMIERSMTFAELISHYELARSEGVVLRYLADAYRALRRTVPESARTEDLDDMTEWLGELVRQVDSSLLDEWEQLTNPGAETDADQLAFGAETVRPISANERAFKVMIRNAMFRRVELAALRRWGALAELGTGPDWAAELTPYFDEYESIGTGPDARGPQLFQVEQRPGFWQVRQVLDDPAGDHGWALAAVVDLAESDAAGEVVFDEVTVVAG from the coding sequence GTGGATCTGACCGAACTGCTGGAGATACCGGGAACCGACGCCGACGCGCTCTATGAATCCTTCGGGGAGTGGGCGGCCGAGCAGGGCACCCCGCTGTATCCGGCGCAGGACGAGGCGCTACTGGAATTGGCGTCCGGATCCAATGTCATCCTGGCCACCCCCACCGGATCCGGTAAATCCCTTGTCGCGGTCGGCGCGCATTTGTTCGCGTTGACCCGCGGCCTGCGCACCTACTACACCGCGCCCATCAAAGCGCTGGTCAGCGAGAAATTCTTCGCCCTGTGCGAGGTTTTCGGCGCGGACCGGGTCGGTATGGTGACCGGTGACGCGGCGGTGAATCCGGAGGCGCCGATCATCTGCGCCACCGCCGAGATCCTGGCGAATATGGCGCTGCGCGAGGGCACGGCCGCTGATGTCGGCCAGGTTGTGATGGACGAATTCCACTTCTACGCCGATCCGGACCGCGGCTGGGCCTGGCAGGTACCGCTGCTGGAACTCCCGCGCGCCCAATTCCTGCTCATGTCGGCCACTCTGGGCGAGGTCGACTTCTTCGCCGCCGATCTGAAACGCCGCACCGGCAATCCGACCGCCATTGTCGCGGGCACCGAACGTCCTGTCCCACTGAGCTTTTCCTACGCGCGCACCCCGATCACCGAAACCCTGGAAGATCTCGTCACGACCAACCAGTCGCCGGTGTACGTCGTGCATTTCACCCAGGCCGCCGCATTGGAACGCGCGCAGGCGCTGACCAGCGTCAACTTTGCCACGCGCGCCGAAAAGGACGCCATCGCAACGGCACTGGGCGATTTCCGCTTCTCCTCCGGATTCGGCAAGACCCTGTCCCGGCTGATCCGCCACGGTATCGGCGTACATCACGCGGGCATGCTGCCCAAGTACCGCCGCCTGGTGGAGCGCCTCGCCCAGGACGGTCTGCTGAAGGTGGTGTGCGGCACCGACACTCTCGGCGTCGGCATCAACGTGCCGATCCGCACGGTACTGCTCACCGGCCTGACCAAATTCGACGGTGTGCGCACCCGCAGGCTCAAGGCCCGCGAATTCCATCAGATCGCGGGCCGGGCGGGCCGGGCGGGCTACGACACCATGGGCACCGTTGTCGTGCAGGCGCCCGACCATGAAGTGGAGAACACCCGGCTGCTGGCCAAGGCGGGCGACGATCCGAAGAAGCAGCGCAAGGTGGTGCGCCGCAAGCCGCCGGAGGGCTTCGTCTCCTGGAGCGAGGAGACCTTCGACCGGCTCGTCACCGCCAGCCCCGAACCGATGGTGTCGCGCTTCAACGTGACGAACTCCATGCTGCTCAATGTGATCGCCCGACCGGGCAATTGCTTCGACGCCATGCGCCATCTGCTGGAGGACAATCACGAGCCCCGCCCCGCGCAACGCCGCCACATCCTGCGCGCCATCCGCCTGTATCGCGCGCTGCGCGATGCCGGTGTGGTGCAACAGCTTCCCGAACCCGACGCACAGGGCCGCCGCGCCAGGCTCACCGTCGACCTGCAGCGCGATTTCGCCCTCGACCAGCCCCTGTCCCCCTTCGCCCTCGCCGCGCTCGACCTGCTCGACAAGGACGCCCCCGGCTACACCCTCGACGTCATCTCCCTCATCGAATCGACGCTCGAAGATCCGCGCCAGCTGCTGATGGCCCAGCAGCACAAGGCTCGCGGCCAGGCGATCAACGAGATGAAGGCCGACGGCATCGAATACGACGAGCGCATGGAGCTGCTGGAAGAGGTCACCTGGCCCAAACCGCTGGCCGAGCTGATCGAACCCGCCTTCGAGACCTACCGGGCCGGGCACCCCTGGATGTCGGAATTCGCGCCGTCCCCCAAATCGGTCGTCCGCGACATGATCGAACGCTCGATGACCTTCGCCGAGCTGATCTCGCATTACGAGCTGGCCCGCTCCGAGGGGGTGGTGCTGCGCTATCTCGCCGACGCCTACCGCGCGCTGCGACGCACGGTCCCGGAATCCGCGCGCACCGAAGATCTCGACGATATGACCGAATGGCTGGGTGAGCTTGTGCGCCAAGTGGATTCGAGCCTGCTCGACGAATGGGAGCAGCTCACCAATCCGGGCGCGGAGACCGATGCCGATCAGCTCGCCTTCGGCGCGGAAACGGTGCGGCCGATCTCGGCCAATGAGCGCGCGTTCAAGGTGATGATCCGCAATGCCATGTTCCGTCGCGTCGAACTCGCCGCGCTGCGCCGCTGGGGGGCGCTCGCCGAGCTGGGCACCGGACCGGACTGGGCGGCCGAGCTGACGCCCTACTTCGACGAGTACGAAAGCATCGGCACCGGCCCGGATGCTCGCGGTCCGCAGCTGTTCCAGGTGGAACAACGCCCCGGTTTCTGGCAGGTGCGCCAGGTGCTCGACGATCCCGCCGGGGACCACGGCTGGGCGCTGGCGGCGGTGGTCGATCTCGCCGAGTCCGATGCTGCGGGCGAGGTCGTATTCGACGAGGTCACGGTAGTCGCAGGGTGA
- a CDS encoding type III PLP-dependent enzyme: MPESPYLAIHPERVRENYRALQAAVPGARIRFAVKASPVPELIRLLDRHGAEFDVASVGEIDLCLREGVAPARMCYGNPIKKATHIAAAYAAGVRRYAFDTEDDLLRIVEHAPGSEVECRFLSSAPQSTTPFGTKFGCSPTEALRLLVRARDLGLIVGGPYFHVGSQQTDPRAWRIGIEQAGRIVAALADKDIPVRSVNIGGGLPISYVEAAPALDDIGAVIAAATAEFLPETAGLVIEPGRALVGSAGTIHAEVIGVRIAPDGRRWVYLDIGRYNGMAETENEYIAYRFVTERDGDPVDEAVVAGPTCDGDDVLYQRTKVLLPTSLRAGDRIQILDTGAYTASYSSVSFNGFPPLTVHVSGAERE; this comes from the coding sequence CTGCCCGAATCGCCCTATCTGGCCATCCACCCAGAGCGGGTGCGCGAGAACTATCGCGCACTCCAGGCCGCGGTACCAGGAGCCCGAATACGCTTCGCGGTCAAGGCGAGTCCGGTCCCGGAACTCATCCGTCTGCTCGACCGTCACGGCGCGGAGTTCGACGTCGCCAGTGTCGGTGAGATCGACCTGTGCCTGCGCGAGGGCGTCGCCCCGGCCCGCATGTGCTACGGGAACCCGATCAAGAAGGCCACCCACATCGCTGCCGCCTACGCCGCGGGCGTGCGCCGCTATGCGTTCGACACCGAGGACGATCTGCTGCGCATCGTCGAGCACGCGCCGGGCTCGGAAGTCGAGTGCCGGTTCCTGTCCTCGGCGCCGCAGTCGACGACTCCCTTCGGCACCAAATTCGGCTGCTCCCCCACCGAGGCGCTGCGCCTGCTGGTGCGCGCCCGCGATCTCGGACTGATCGTCGGGGGTCCGTACTTCCACGTCGGCTCCCAGCAGACCGACCCGCGGGCCTGGCGCATCGGCATCGAACAGGCGGGCCGCATCGTGGCAGCGTTGGCGGATAAAGATATTCCGGTGCGCTCGGTGAATATCGGTGGCGGCCTGCCCATTTCGTACGTCGAGGCGGCACCCGCACTCGATGATATCGGCGCCGTCATCGCGGCCGCCACCGCCGAATTCCTGCCCGAGACCGCCGGACTCGTCATCGAGCCCGGCCGCGCGCTCGTAGGTTCGGCGGGCACCATTCACGCCGAGGTCATCGGCGTGCGCATAGCGCCGGACGGACGGCGCTGGGTGTATCTCGACATCGGCCGCTACAACGGCATGGCCGAGACCGAGAACGAGTACATCGCATACCGCTTCGTCACCGAACGTGACGGAGATCCCGTGGACGAGGCGGTGGTGGCCGGACCGACCTGCGATGGCGACGATGTACTGTATCAACGCACGAAGGTCCTTCTTCCGACCTCGTTGCGAGCCGGTGATCGCATCCAGATCCTCGATACCGGCGCCTATACCGCGAGCTATTCGTCGGTGTCCTTCAATGGTTTTCCGCCCTTGACCGTTCATGTCTCGGGCGCTGAGCGAGAGTGA
- the speD gene encoding adenosylmethionine decarboxylase: protein MTAEFTGWHVLAEFGGVDVDLCDDLERLESALRESLIAAGVTICDVVHKKFDPQGVTVLALLSESHASIHTYPESGDIFVDVFTCGSIGAGASKAVELLRDKLSPKDVRMQVIQRGHGSTRIEEPVGNGLTRIWDLHEVIVDTHTPFQHMVIARTEQGISLFSDDDRQSTEFSQLTYHEAMMVPAFALAAKLDKVLIIGSGEGVASQMSVAAGATLVDHVDIDQREVELCAEHLPYGYTSDELAAAVKGEGPVEVHYADGWDFLANANEAGTRYDVIVIDLPDERVEDAQHNRLYESEFLSRCRALLAPGGVLSAQAGCATMWRNETLKRSWKRFHEQFDTVVQYGSDEHEWTFLFGMNERIDDPVQAMTDRLVTLPYRAETIDARALVRGAIEPHALRV, encoded by the coding sequence ATGACGGCGGAATTCACCGGCTGGCATGTGCTGGCCGAGTTCGGTGGTGTCGACGTAGATCTCTGCGACGATCTCGAACGACTCGAATCGGCGTTGCGCGAGTCTCTGATCGCGGCGGGCGTCACCATCTGCGATGTCGTACACAAGAAGTTCGATCCGCAGGGGGTGACCGTCCTCGCGCTGTTGTCGGAGTCCCACGCCTCGATTCACACTTATCCGGAGTCCGGCGACATCTTTGTCGATGTATTCACCTGCGGAAGTATCGGCGCCGGCGCGTCGAAGGCCGTCGAACTACTGCGAGATAAGTTGTCTCCCAAGGATGTTCGCATGCAGGTCATCCAACGCGGGCACGGCTCGACGCGGATCGAGGAGCCGGTGGGCAATGGCCTGACCCGCATCTGGGATCTGCACGAGGTCATCGTCGACACCCATACTCCGTTCCAGCACATGGTGATCGCGCGCACCGAACAGGGCATCAGCCTGTTCTCCGACGACGATCGCCAGTCCACGGAGTTCTCCCAGCTGACCTATCACGAGGCGATGATGGTCCCGGCCTTCGCGCTGGCCGCGAAGCTGGACAAGGTGCTGATCATCGGGTCGGGTGAGGGTGTGGCCAGCCAGATGTCGGTCGCCGCGGGCGCGACGCTGGTGGATCACGTCGATATCGACCAGCGCGAGGTCGAGTTGTGCGCCGAGCACTTGCCCTACGGCTACACCAGCGACGAACTGGCCGCCGCGGTGAAGGGCGAGGGCCCGGTCGAAGTGCACTATGCCGACGGCTGGGACTTCCTTGCCAACGCGAACGAGGCGGGCACCCGCTACGACGTCATAGTCATCGATCTGCCCGATGAGCGGGTCGAGGACGCGCAGCACAACCGGCTCTACGAGTCGGAGTTCCTGTCGCGATGTCGGGCGCTGCTCGCACCCGGCGGCGTGCTCAGCGCACAGGCCGGATGCGCGACGATGTGGCGCAACGAGACGCTGAAGCGGTCCTGGAAGCGCTTCCACGAGCAGTTCGACACCGTGGTGCAGTATGGCAGCGATGAGCACGAGTGGACCTTCCTGTTCGGGATGAACGAGCGAATCGATGACCCGGTGCAGGCAATGACCGATCGACTGGTCACGCTGCCCTACCGCGCCGAGACGATCGATGCGCGGGCGCTTGTCCGCGGCGCGATCGAGCCGCACGCGCTGCGCGTTTAG